The following is a genomic window from Bacillus sp. FJAT-52991.
TTTGTCTTGCAATCGCCATCCCTAATCCAGTTCCGGAATTGTTAGAAGAGGCACTCGTTCCTCGGAAATACCGGTCGAATAAGTGATCAACCGTTTCTTGATCCATACCTACTCCATCATCCTCGATTAAAATACGAATTTGTTTTGTATCGGACAGATCTTCATGAACGATAACTTTAATTTTCGTTTCGGGAGGATTATGTTTAATGCTATTAGCAATTAAGTTTTCCAATGCCCGCTTTATGTATCTTGTATCCATATGGAAAAATATTTCTTCTTTATTTGCTTCAAATGAAAATAGCTTGTTTTTTGACTCTGGTAATCCTTTCAGCTGCTCTATAATATCTTTGATCACATGTACTAGGTTTTTTTGTTCAAGTTGTATGGGAATAGTAGCATTTTTCAATTGAAAAGTTAGGTTGAAGTCTTCAATCAGTTGCTCCATATACTCCACACGCTCCTCCATAATTTTGGAAAATTGACGTACTTGTTCTTGCTCCCAATCGTATTTATGTGAAGATAATAGTACAGTATATCCCTTAATAACAGATAGAGGAGTTTTTAAATCATGAGACACCCCTGTCATCCACTCTTCCCTTGTCTTTTCCAATAACTCTCTTTCTACCGTGTTTCTTTGAAGTGTAGATGTGAGCTTAGAAAGAGCCTGCATCAATTCATGATACGTTTTATATTCGACTTTGCTTCGTCGATGTTGTTTTG
Proteins encoded in this region:
- a CDS encoding HAMP domain-containing sensor histidine kinase; its protein translation is MNLRNRVAFYFVSRLFYLMLIWGLLIVMSILLFNFFLGHNKTETSPLSINKIVEQTVVTNQNMSVSLNIKEDLINNEMWLQILDEQGNEVFSYNKPKNIQTHYTPGELVSDYLYPAKKGYQLSTWYKTIDNQDLTWVLGKTMTSNNPFFYWINNLWIISIIVIGMLIALFFGKQLGAPLLYIAYWIENLSKGKYEEPSYYWKFHAKQHRRSKVEYKTYHELMQALSKLTSTLQRNTVERELLEKTREEWMTGVSHDLKTPLSVIKGYTVLLSSHKYDWEQEQVRQFSKIMEERVEYMEQLIEDFNLTFQLKNATIPIQLEQKNLVHVIKDIIEQLKGLPESKNKLFSFEANKEEIFFHMDTRYIKRALENLIANSIKHNPPETKIKVIVHEDLSDTKQIRILIEDDGVGMDQETVDHLFDRYFRGTSASSNNSGTGLGMAIARQIIIAHGGGIEINSTPQLGTQCHIIFPLE